The genomic window CCGGAGCTGCGGGATATTGGAGCGATCGTTGGCCCCGGCTGGCGCCACGGTTCCCAGGCGGCTTCAGGCGTGTTGATCGATGTATTGGGCAATATCAATCTGCTGCCAAACCAGTTCGGGCCAAGTCAGTTTGCGATCAATGGGGAGCGCTATTCGGCTACGTTTGGACCGCGAGGTCGCAGGGATGTTCGCCTGATCCATCATCTCCGCGTGAGCCAGCCGGATGAACCTGGCCCGTCTCAGTCGCTCCATCGTCCCCGGCCGATCGTGCCAGCCGCGCAATCCGGTGAGGGGCCCGTTGATCTTGGGTATCTGATCCGCGGGGGATGGGAGCACCGAGAGCGATTCCTGCCACCTTACCTTGTCCGCGTCCTGGAAGGCCAAGGCATCCTGCCGCAGGCGGGGCAGCCAACCTATTTCGAGATCCGCGGAGTGCCTTACAGGGGGCGAATTGGTAGAAAGCGAAGGCCGCCAGCGCGTACGCGCCTATCCGAATCCTCACTGAGGTAGACGTCCTTCTCGACGAGTTCGCAGCAGCAGTTCAGAGGCTCGGGTTTGTTCTCCAAGGTATCATCGACAACAATGTAGAAATACTCAGGGGGGCGCCGCATGGCTCCAGGCAAACAACAGGCCGTCAATCGCTTCTCGGTTTCAAACCGCTTCAGACGCCGAACCACTAACCGGTGACATCCTGAAGTACAGGAGCGCGGGCGCGAGGACCCTTACGATTCTCTCAAAGCAGCGCTGTCTCATCTCCACAGGCTCGCGCCGGCCGAAAACCTGCCCGGCGGGCGCGTTCTTCTCTTCCATCGTCCGCAAGCTGGTTGACCGGCACAAAGCGTCATCTGCGGCCAGGATCACCAGCATCGCCCTGCGATCAATCGGCGCATCGTCCGCCTTCCAGGCCGCATTGAGAGGCGATACTACGGCGATTCCGGAACTCCTGATGATTAAAGCCTTTGTCGCCGTTGCACTCTTGATATCGGCATACCTTGCGACGCCCGCGCGGGCGCAGGATGCGGCTGCACCGTTCGATGGCGAGCTGCAACTGGCCGAGATCCTCGGAGCCCTGCACTATCTGCGCGGCATCTGCGGCTCCAACGAAGGCGCCAAATGATGCAGGGGCTGATCGACGCCGAACCCCCTCCGGCCACCGCCGCGCGCGCATGGTCGCGGGCTTTAATCGCGGCTACCAAGACTTCGAGCTGACCTATCGGACCTGCACGCCCCGCAGCCAGAGTGGCAATCAGCCGCTACATCGAGGAAGGCTTGAATATCTCACGCGACCTGACGGCCCGCTATGCCAACTGACCACGCGATCCTCGACGGCACTCTGCCGGCGGATGGCCGACGGACCGATTCACGACCCGAACAGGGTGATGATTGCGGCTTGGTTAGTCGTTGGATCGAATGGGCAACTTTAGCCCTTGCGAGGCTTACTTCGCATCCGGGAAGCGATGTGACGGCGCGCCCACTGGAAGAATTCCGCCAACTATCCTTGCGACGGGCTGATCCGGATTATTTAAGGCGCTAAGTCCGGACCCAGCTCGCCAAAGCCACGAATCCCAACAGAAACCAAATCGCAAGGGCAAGCGGCCACAACGAAGAGGGAGCCTTTTCGGGGTGCGATTCTGAGTCTTGATGGCCGGTCCAGGCTTTCCATGATCGCCAAGTCTCAGGCGACATCGGTCCGTCAAAGTCACGAAGGCTAGTTTCGTCCACGGCTATCTCCCACCACAACGCCTAATCGATCAACGCATGGTGGAAGGGCCCGCCAATGAGAGAACCCGCGTCTAATCGGTACAACAACCCCGGCACCATGTGGAGCGGATCGGCCCTCGCCAAGAAATGGGGCACCAACCAGACAGTTCCTCAACAATGGGCCAAGGTAGGGCAATAACATCGCGGTATTCCGGAAGGTGAAAGGCGCTGCGGCCGTGTTCGGTAGTGAGTTGTTCTGAGCGGCGTATTGAGCAATCGCCGTGTCGATAAGGTCCCGATCTTCTGTAGATCGATGGGGATAGGAGGCTCCACTGCCGACGGGAGCGGGATCGGCCAGCCTTGCCTCGGCCAAGTGCTGCTCAAAGCCATCTTGCCCGGCCTGGCGCGTCTGCGGCTCTTCCGAGATGGCGTGCTGCAGCCGCGACATAGCTGGTACATTAAATGGGCCAAAATTTTGCGGTCCACGCTAACCTCACTCCAGGATCACCTGAACCGGTCTCCCTAGTTGGGCAAGCTTTCGAGAACCTGACGTCGGGGAGTTATTCGCGCTGCCAATCTTGGAAATGACGGTGCTCGGGACCAGACCAGCCTCTCCTCGACAATCCGCCCGATCCTCCCTGGATGCGGATTCCGCTCGATGTCGCCCAGCATTGAACGAACCCGCTACGCGGGAGTGGGGGCAAGCCTGGTGAACTGAGGTGTCCTGTCTGAGAGGATGTTGGTCTTCGCACCACCCCTCTCAAGACAGGAGACCCAGATGGCTACCATGAGCCCTCTTCGGCAGCGCATGATCGAGGACATGACGGTCCGCAATCTGTCGCCGTCGACTCAACAATCCTATATCTATGCGATCGCAAAGTTTAGCCGCCATTTCGGCTACGCCCCGGACCGGTTGAGTTTCGAGCAGGTCCGCGCCTATCAACTGCATCTCATCGGCCAAAAGCGTTCGTGGTCCCACATCAATCAGGTGGCCTGCGCGCTGCGGTTCTTCTACGGCGTCACACTCGGGCAGACGGAGGCATTCGAGCGGATCATCGGTGGCCAGAAGCCTGACAAGCTCCCGCTCGTGCTTAGTGCCGAAGAGATCGAGCGCTTCCTGGACGCGGTTACAGGGGTGCGCAATCGCGTCGTGCTGGCGACGGCTTATGCGGCTGGCTTACGGGCTAGTGAAGTCGTCCGCCTGAAGGTGAGCTCGATCGACAGCAAACGAATGTTGATCCACATCGAGAACGGCAAGGGCGGCAGGGATCGTTACGCGATGCTTTCTCCGCGACTGCTGGAGATTCTGCGCACGTACTGGATGCGAGCCCGACCGGGGCTATGGCTATTTCCAGGCCAAGACCCCAGTGAACATGTCAGCGTCCGCTGCGTCCAGGCGGCCTGCCGCGCCGCCCGCCGCCGCGCTCGGCTTGCCAAGCCGATTACTGTCCATACGCTCCGGCACTCGTTTGCGACCCATCTCCTGGAAAGCGGGATCGACATTCGCATCATTCAAGTTCTGCTCGGACATGCCGAGCTGGGATCGACCGCGCGCTACGCTCAGGTCGCGACCAATCTGCTCGCCCGCACGACCAGCCCATTCGATGGACTCTCCGTCAGGGTGATCCCACCCGACTGAGCTGCGCATATGCGCCCCGTGCTCGAGGTGGCGGACATCCTCCGCCGCCACGGCGGCGCGTTCCGTGCCGCGCAGGGTCCTCGGCTGTCCTCCGATCAGCGCCGTGCGATGGCGGCCATCGAGGCGTGTCGCACAGCGACGCTCGGCGGCCACGTCGAGCGGTGCGACGACTGCGGCCTGGTCCGCGTCGCCTATAACAGCTGTCGCGATCGGCACTGTCCAAAGTGCCAAGCGCTCGCGCGCGCCCAATGGCTCGTCGAGCGCCAGGCCGACCTGCTGCCGGTCCCCTATTTCCATGTCGTCTTCACCGTGCCGGCGCCCGTGGCCGCCATCGCGCTGCAGAACAAGGCGGTGGTCTACGACATCCTGCTCAAGGCAGCAGCCGAGACGATCCGTCTCATCAGCGCCGACCCGAAGCATCTCGGTGCCGAGACCGGGATGATCGCCATTCTCCATACCTGGGGCCAGACCCTGACGCATCATCCACATGCCCATTGCCTCGTGCCAGGCGGCGGGATCGCCCCTGATGGAAGCTGGGTTCATTGTCGCCCCGGCTTCTTCCTTCCCGTTCGCGTCCTGTCACGATTGTATCGTCGGCTATTCCTGGAGCGCCTGCAGGCGGCGTTCGATGGCACCAAGCTCCAATTCTTCGGCCATCTCGCGCACCTCGTCGAGCCAGCGGCATTCGCCAGCCATCTAAACGCCCTCCGCAAGGTCGAGTGGGTCGTCTACGCCAAGCGTCCCTTCGGCGGACCAGAACAGGTTCTGGCCTATCTTGGGCGCTACACCCATCGCGTTGCGATCGCCAACGGCCGGCTCCTTAGCTGTGACCAGGGCCACGTCCGCTTCCGGTGGAAGGATTATCGCGCTGGCAACAAATCCAAAGTGATGACACTCGACACTGAGGAGTTCCTTCGTCGCTTTCTGCTCCACATATTGCCGAAGGGGTTCCGCCGCATCCGTCATTTTGGTTTCCTGGCGAACGCCTGCCGCGCCGCCAAACTCGCGCGCATCCGAGCGGCGCTTGACGCGCCGCAGCCACCTCCGCCTGCCGAAGCTGTCAACTATCGTGAGCGCTGCGCCATCCTCCTTGGTCACCGCCTCGACTTGTGCCCCATCTGCGGAGGCCGCATGGTCGAGATTGGACCTGTGCCGCGTGCGCCAGCGCAGCGACGCGCAGCACCTCGCTGCGATACATCATGACCGACGACCTCGACTTGTCCGCTCCCACTGCACGCGCTGCCCTGCCGACGTTCTCCGTCGGAACGATCAAGCACGCTCACAACGCCCGCCGAACGGGCGATAGTCAGCCGCCTGGGCTTGACGCGCCGTTCGACGCTATCGACGGCGGCATCCTTTGCTGCCAACATCAGCGACAATCTGCGGCCACACTCGCTCGCGGGCCCGACATCGGGTCAATCGCGCCTACCGGCGCCTAGATCGAACCCCCATAGGTCCGCGCTCACAAGACGCGGCTTCGTTCAATCCAGCTTCAAATAGGTCCCGCGCTGGACTTGCGGCGAGATCTGTGACGCGGGACCTATTTGAACCCTCCAGTATTCCGAGATGATCTCGCCCACCATTCCGATTTGAAGTAATCCGTCTGATCAAGAGTCACCTTCGCCTGATCGGCCTCCCGCAGGAGGTGGTCGAGCAGTCCGGCGGGACGATTTCGGCGGTTCGATGCGGGCGCCGCCGCACTCCGCTTTTAGGGAGAGTGTGCGAGGCGACACGCGCCGGAGCGTAGACATTCCCAGCTTTCAGCTTCCCGCGATCCTGGCTGATATCGCCATGCTAGACGCCAGTCGACCAGTCGAGCACGCCCAGTACCTTCCTGCAATTCGGCCTCAGCTCTCATCGGGCGAGCAGCTCAAGACGCCAGTCTCTAGCGCTGACTTCGTTTTTCGATTATCACCAAGCGGCGCGGCCCGCTTGCCTGCCTACCTACGTCGACTTCAGCAGCTCGTGATTGGTTGCGCAGATCACGAAGACCGCGCTCAATGCGCCATCACGACTTCAGTCCTTGGTCGGGTGATCCTTCTGACAGGAGCATAGATATGGGCGGCTGCATTTCACGACTGAGCGTACGGCGCGAAGCCTCTCGGGATGACGGACACGCCCTGGAGGCGGAGTTTGCTACTCAGCTGGATTTGGTGCAATCGAGCCCGCGATCCAGTGTCGAAGCGCAGCGCGTGCCCGGATCATTTCGCGATGCCGATCGTGGAACCACGTCTTACGGTATTCGTCCGGCTCGCATCAACGAGAAGCTCCTGTCGCTTGGGCAAACGCTCGAGCGCGCCGGCCAAGCGGGAATCTCGTCCGATCTGATGAAATACGGTCAGCAGGTCGTTCGCTACATGTCTGCGGACATGCAGCCGGACCAGGAATTGTTGTTCCTTGATATCGCCAATCTTCATCGCCTGGCAGACAGCTATAACAGGCGCTACCCGGACCTTAATCTTAAATCTATGGACTCGCCCGCCGAGTTTCTTGAGGCGTTGGCGGACCGGCCGTCGGATAGTGCATGGCGTGCTGTCGTGCGGTTGGCGAACGGCGATATGCACCACTTTGCTGCTGATGTGCGCATCCGCGCCGGAGCACCGCCGACGGTTATCGTGATGGAGCCAGCCGACCTCTACACCTTCGTGACCCCGTACTCCAGATTCCGACGGGAAGCGCTACAGCAGCTGGGACCGGAGCCGCAGTGGGCCTTCATTGGAGTCGGCGCGCAAAAATCGTCCGGTGATTGCCTGATGTTCGCCATGCAATTTGCGCTGGCAGCGCACCAAGAGTCGTCCACCTTCGATGGCTGGCATGACAATCTTCATCGCCATGGAACGATTGCCGATAAAGGCGATGATTCCAGCAACTACATTCCCTCGCCCGACGCCATACTGGAATACGCCGACATAAGCTTGTTTCACGGGGAAAAGTTCCTTCCAGCGTCGTTTTACAAGCACTCCCACTCGAGAAGAGTTATCGAGGAGGTCGCACGCTACCAACCTGATATCAAAGACCAAGATGTAAGCAACAGCAGACGCGATCCGAAAACGGAGTCGCTGGCCGAGCGGCTCGATGCCTTTACTGTCCAGCGAGGCTCCAGCAAATACAGCGCATCTATCGAGACGTCGAGGGCAACCAAGATTCGCACGGCGTTGGACAGGATGCTATCCGACCAATACGATGTTTCGGGTTAAGGCACGGAGGGATTTAGCGTTAGCGGCCCTGGCGCGTCACGGCGGCCGTTTCCGGGCCGAAAACTTGGCGCCATCCTCAATACCCAAGTTCCTCGGCGGGCGCGGTAGTTCGCAACCTGCATAGCTTTTAAGCCTTCATGCGCAGTTCAGTATTACGCTATGCAAAGTCTCCTCGCGGTGTGTTGCAAACACCTGGTCCGCTCGGGAGCAGAGTGCAAGGTCCCGCTGGACCTGGGAAGCCGATGAAAGCGAGCTTGGTGCGACAAAAATCGATAAACTATTGTATAGCTCGTTTTCCCTTTCCTTTCGGTCTTTATCGCACAGTCAGCTATTGGAGCGTAGACTCTCGGTGACAATTGTCTCCGCTGTCGTCGGATAGCTCAATCTCCACGCAAACAGACGTCGCAACAGCGACGCGCCCTTAACAATAAGTGTTGGCCAACCTCAGCATGTATTCGGCTGGTTGGATAAAAGTATCCCGAGATGTTGATTGATCATGTAACAGGAAAGGTTGTGCCTGAGACCGCGCACGATCGCGATCTCGCTTTGGATTTCACCAAAGGAGTGCTCATCATTTTAGTGATCGTTGGTCACCTGATCCAATATATCCTCTACCAAAACGAAGGATTTTGGGATTCGGCATGCTTCAAATGGATCTACATGTTCCACATGCCCCTCTTTATGGCGATAAGCGGTTATCTTTCTTGCCGAGCGCTACTGGTGAAGTCGTTCACGCAAGCTATCGGCGATCGTGCGACGCAGCTCCTGGTGCCAATGCTGTTTTGGTGCTCTCTTCTGGAGTCATTAAAGTTTGCCGTGTTTCCCCGATCGGCGGGCGCAGCAGACACCGTTTTTCAGTTTCTGAATGAGTTCGCCGGCACATACTGGTTCGTCTGGGCTGCGTTCATTTGTTTTATTCTCGCTAAAACTATTTCGATCTCCAATCATTGGTCGCCCTTTGCCTTGTTCGTATCCGTCATTCTGGTCGTGCTTGCGCCTCTGACTTTTTCCATATTCCCTCTCATAAAGTATATGTACCCGTTTTACTGCCTGGGATTCTCATTTGCGCAGTCGAGAGACCGGTGGACGAGCATAATGCGCTCTCACAGGCCATTCTTGATTATGTCTGCCTCAATAGCGGCTATGATGTGCTTTCTGGCCTGGCGCAACGACACTTATGTCTACAACAATCTCGCTTTGGTCCAGGATTTGCAGTCGGGAAAAAACGTGCTTCTGATGTTCATCGGCTCCGCAGCTGCCTCAGCGGTAATGATTGAGGTCCTGCTTCGATGCTGGAATATTGGTCGCTCAAATCGGGTGGTCCGGTTTATCGCCGCGAAACTGGGGCCGAGTACGCTCGTGCTGTACTTGATTCAGGGTACGGTATTCCGCCTCATGGATTCCATACAATATGGAGAACTTTGGGGCCTCACAATGAGGTCAGCCGCGGCTGCATTTCTCGGGACAATGATTGTTGCCGTCGCGCTAGCGGTTCGCTGGACCGTGCGCGACATTCCTTATCTGTCCCAGCTCATGCTCGGAGTGCCACCCCGCTCACTTCGATAAGTAGCTGTAACCGAGATCTGATCAGGAGGCTCTCGCAAAACCATCATAGATTGCGTGCCTTGTGAACCTGCTATCTACTCAAGGCGAGACAATCTGGAAAGATGTCCTCGAAAATTGGGTCGTCGACCCACGTAATTTGCTTCCCCCGAACGTTAGCGCCGATGCGGCCGATTCCTTCGAGGGGAGCGCGAAGGTTCGGTCCCATGCGTCACGAGAAGGTGGGAGCAGAACGGCGCTTGCGATGATCAGAAGAATATCAACGTAGATACCAACAGATTGAGCGCGTGTTCCGTTTGGGGCGTGTGTGTGATGCTTGTCGGGTAATGAATGTATGACAGTCCGACGCTTGCATATATGCCCGGAGCGAGATGCGCGATGTATGTTCCCGTGACTGCTGTGCTATCGCGGTGCGCAAGCTGGCCTTTAGCCAGAGCAGCATCCACTGCAAGCTTACTCCAGGCCGTGTCGGTCGCAACGAGAGCAATCAGATCGCTGGGCCGGCTATCAAAAGGTCCCTTCGCATAAAGACGAAGCTCGTAGTACCGGCTGATCCTGTTGCGCTCGGGTGGAGCTCCCATGACGGAGAAGCCGCCGTAGATGCCGCGAGACGGCGACCCAAGGGCATCGCTCTGCCAGAGCTGCCTGTCCGCAGCGATGTAGTGAAAATTATTTCCGCTCTCCCTTTGTTGCTTGGGGTCCGCCAAATTCGTGTAGCGGCTACTGTTCAAACCAACGCCCGCCCGCAGCCACGTGTCGGGTACGCCGGGAGCAGCCTTGCTCTTGTAGCCGGCTTCTTCGACGAGAACGATGCCTGCATTGGCCGTGCTCCATTTCAAGCCGGTGGGATTCTCGGTTATATGGGCATAGGTACCATCTGGACTGATTGAGCGCTGGACGGAGACCTTATTGTACAAGCGAGCGTCAAAATTGTACTTCAAGTTGACCGCGGGCGTCGGCGCGGCATTGGTGCTCATCCCTGCCTGGAACAACGCAGACATGTTCGATCCTGTAATCCCTCCGAACAATGTGCCGGTGAACTCATTTTGGTTTCTGAGGTAGCCAAGTTTGAGTTCTAGTGTCCTGTCCAAGAAAGTCTGGTAGTAGGCGAGCGTATTGAGTCCCACTCGATCTGGCCCTGGGCGATCCCACGTCCAGTATTGCTGCTCGGCTCCTACGACAATCTGTCCGTCGGCAATGCCAAACCGGCTCAGATCGTAGGTGACGATCATGAAATTCGCCGACGCGAAAGTCGGATTCTGGCCCATGTAGAGCTGGTTTGCGATAGTGCTTCTCGCTGCATGCGGTAGCTGGTTGCTTGCAAAGGAGTTATGTGTCCACCCAATATATCCGATGCCAACGTCTGCCAGCGCAGATCTAACGCCCCCCTTGTCCTGATCAATCGTATCTGCAGGACCTGGGATTGGGAACCACAACCCTTTTTCACGTAGATTGTCGTACCTTTGGAAGGGATCGATCGTTTTTTGCGGTCTCGTCTGAGCAGCCCTGTCCCCATTGCCGCGCTTCTCGAAAGGCACTCCGGGACCTGCTGCTGGCGCCAGGGCAGGAGGGCGGATTGCCTGACGGATCAGGTCGATCGGGAGCTTTGCGGCCCGATCGGAAGTATTTCCTTTTTTGCTGGCCTGATCCACAGGGTGGTTACTAGGATTAAGTCCGCTCGCGGTTTGTGCCAGTACGGAATTGCCGCCCAGACAAGCCGCTAGCGAAAGTGCGATAACAAGCCCAGATTGCTTTCCCCTTGGTCTGAAACTGAAAGAAAGTGCTGCCCTAGCCGAGTATGTCCGAGACGAGGTCGTCGCAAGAAGGCAATCACGCATGGCGTACTTCGGGTCCATGTCTGCCGGCCATGAATAGATTGGACTGCGGCCTGATTGGCCCTGAGTGAGCTCCCGGCGGAGTGTGGCACGCGCCTGCTTCCACATCGTCATTGCGAGCGCAGCGAAGTAATCCAGAATCCCTCCGCGGCGGCAGTCTGGATCGCTTCGGCGCCAGCGCTCCTCGCAATGACGAGCAAGCGGCATCGCCGACGTCGTTTCGCATCCGAGGGCGAGGGGACGAGCCAGAACTCGATCTATCCGAACAGAGCCACTCAGGCTTCCTGAACCTCTCAGCTCGCGGCGCGATGATGATCTGGTCCGAAACTTTGCTTGTGCATGACGCCGGTGCGCCGAGAGCCAGCGGAGAGCGCTGGCTCGGCATATGCTCACGAGCGCGCGGAGCGTTCTGTCCTGGCCACCAAGACGTTGCGAATGTCCACCTTGCTCACTGTGAGCCAGGCGAGTCTGGCGGTGCCGCGCATCTGCATCGAAGGCGGCTTTCTGGACCAAACGGCAGCTAGCAGAAAGCAAGGCTCGCCGCGCAAGAGGCTTGGCTTCACGAAGCGCTTCATTGGTATCGTTGTCAGCGAAACACGAGACAATCGGCGGGCTTGAAGGCCGAAGAGCCCTTGAATGTGGGCGCGCGGCAACCACTCCACAACATCCAACGTGG from Bradyrhizobium zhanjiangense includes these protein-coding regions:
- a CDS encoding carbohydrate porin; the protein is MDQASKKGNTSDRAAKLPIDLIRQAIRPPALAPAAGPGVPFEKRGNGDRAAQTRPQKTIDPFQRYDNLREKGLWFPIPGPADTIDQDKGGVRSALADVGIGYIGWTHNSFASNQLPHAARSTIANQLYMGQNPTFASANFMIVTYDLSRFGIADGQIVVGAEQQYWTWDRPGPDRVGLNTLAYYQTFLDRTLELKLGYLRNQNEFTGTLFGGITGSNMSALFQAGMSTNAAPTPAVNLKYNFDARLYNKVSVQRSISPDGTYAHITENPTGLKWSTANAGIVLVEEAGYKSKAAPGVPDTWLRAGVGLNSSRYTNLADPKQQRESGNNFHYIAADRQLWQSDALGSPSRGIYGGFSVMGAPPERNRISRYYELRLYAKGPFDSRPSDLIALVATDTAWSKLAVDAALAKGQLAHRDSTAVTGTYIAHLAPGIYASVGLSYIHYPTSITHTPQTEHALNLLVSTLIFF
- a CDS encoding tyrosine-type recombinase/integrase, with the protein product MATMSPLRQRMIEDMTVRNLSPSTQQSYIYAIAKFSRHFGYAPDRLSFEQVRAYQLHLIGQKRSWSHINQVACALRFFYGVTLGQTEAFERIIGGQKPDKLPLVLSAEEIERFLDAVTGVRNRVVLATAYAAGLRASEVVRLKVSSIDSKRMLIHIENGKGGRDRYAMLSPRLLEILRTYWMRARPGLWLFPGQDPSEHVSVRCVQAACRAARRRARLAKPITVHTLRHSFATHLLESGIDIRIIQVLLGHAELGSTARYAQVATNLLARTTSPFDGLSVRVIPPD
- the nolL gene encoding nodulation factor fucose acetyltransferase NolL, coding for MLIDHVTGKVVPETAHDRDLALDFTKGVLIILVIVGHLIQYILYQNEGFWDSACFKWIYMFHMPLFMAISGYLSCRALLVKSFTQAIGDRATQLLVPMLFWCSLLESLKFAVFPRSAGAADTVFQFLNEFAGTYWFVWAAFICFILAKTISISNHWSPFALFVSVILVVLAPLTFSIFPLIKYMYPFYCLGFSFAQSRDRWTSIMRSHRPFLIMSASIAAMMCFLAWRNDTYVYNNLALVQDLQSGKNVLLMFIGSAAASAVMIEVLLRCWNIGRSNRVVRFIAAKLGPSTLVLYLIQGTVFRLMDSIQYGELWGLTMRSAAAAFLGTMIVAVALAVRWTVRDIPYLSQLMLGVPPRSLR
- a CDS encoding YopJ family acetyltransferase, encoding MGGCISRLSVRREASRDDGHALEAEFATQLDLVQSSPRSSVEAQRVPGSFRDADRGTTSYGIRPARINEKLLSLGQTLERAGQAGISSDLMKYGQQVVRYMSADMQPDQELLFLDIANLHRLADSYNRRYPDLNLKSMDSPAEFLEALADRPSDSAWRAVVRLANGDMHHFAADVRIRAGAPPTVIVMEPADLYTFVTPYSRFRREALQQLGPEPQWAFIGVGAQKSSGDCLMFAMQFALAAHQESSTFDGWHDNLHRHGTIADKGDDSSNYIPSPDAILEYADISLFHGEKFLPASFYKHSHSRRVIEEVARYQPDIKDQDVSNSRRDPKTESLAERLDAFTVQRGSSKYSASIETSRATKIRTALDRMLSDQYDVSG
- a CDS encoding IS91 family transposase, which produces MRPVLEVADILRRHGGAFRAAQGPRLSSDQRRAMAAIEACRTATLGGHVERCDDCGLVRVAYNSCRDRHCPKCQALARAQWLVERQADLLPVPYFHVVFTVPAPVAAIALQNKAVVYDILLKAAAETIRLISADPKHLGAETGMIAILHTWGQTLTHHPHAHCLVPGGGIAPDGSWVHCRPGFFLPVRVLSRLYRRLFLERLQAAFDGTKLQFFGHLAHLVEPAAFASHLNALRKVEWVVYAKRPFGGPEQVLAYLGRYTHRVAIANGRLLSCDQGHVRFRWKDYRAGNKSKVMTLDTEEFLRRFLLHILPKGFRRIRHFGFLANACRAAKLARIRAALDAPQPPPPAEAVNYRERCAILLGHRLDLCPICGGRMVEIGPVPRAPAQRRAAPRCDTS